The following proteins are encoded in a genomic region of Dasypus novemcinctus isolate mDasNov1 chromosome 21, mDasNov1.1.hap2, whole genome shotgun sequence:
- the ANKRD40CL gene encoding putative ANKRD40 C-terminal-like protein, which produces MAQPEQDVREKLAGEYKQGDSDPQLPNDSADAKPSTAGPCLGEDSDPRPHCKAKFTFEFVGDLELVLKVRIQSLKENDFIEIELNRQELSYQNLLQVSCCELGIIPEQVEKIRKLPNTLLRKDKDILRLQDFQEVELTLTENGNSELEEYTSSLTEKPCYNRNAVKMIKKSQK; this is translated from the exons ATGGCGCAACCCGAGCAGGACGTCAGGGAGAAGCTGGCTG GTGAATATAAACAAGGAGATTCTGATCCACAGTTGCCAAATGACTCAGCAGATGCCAAACCCTCTACAGCTGGCCCCTGTCTAGGTGAGGACTCGGACCCCAGGCCACATTGCAAAGCCAAATTCACC tttgaatTTGTGGGTGACCTAGAGCTGGTGCTTAAAGTTAGAATTcagagcctgaaagaaaatgacttcatTGAAATTGAACTGAACAGACAAGAGCTGAGTTATCAAAACTTACTACAAGTGAGTTGCTGTGAACTAGGGATTATCCCAGAGCAAGTGGAGAAGATAAGAAAGCTGCCAAATACATTGCTCAGAAAG GACAAAGACATTCTAAGACTACAGGACTTCCAGGAAGTAGAGCTCACTTTAACGGAAAATGGAAACTCTGAACTGGAAGAATACACATCATCTCTGACAGAGAAACCCTGCTATAACAGGAATGCTgtcaaaatgattaaaaaatccCAGAAATGA